A window of Corythoichthys intestinalis isolate RoL2023-P3 chromosome 14, ASM3026506v1, whole genome shotgun sequence contains these coding sequences:
- the gtf2b gene encoding transcription initiation factor IIB, with the protein MASTSRGDGLTLPRVHCPNHPDAILVEDYRAGDMICPECGLVVGDRVIDVGSEWRTFSNEKALKDPSRVGDAQNPLLNGGDLTTMISKGTGAASFDEFGNSKYQNRRTMSSSDRAMLNAFKEITTMADRINLPRNIIDRTNNLFKQVYEQKSLKGRANDAIASACLYIACRQEGVPRTFKEICAVSRISKKEIGRCFKLILKALETSVDLITTGDFMSRFCSNLGLPKQVQMAATYIAMKAVELDLVPGRSPISVAAAAIYMASQASAEKKTQKEIGDIAGVADVTIRQSYRLIYPRAAELFPPDFKFDTPVDKLPQM; encoded by the exons ATGGCGTCGACAAGCCG TGGAGATGGTTTGACCCTTCCCAGAGTTCACTGCCCCAACCACCCCGATGCCATCTTGGTGGAGGACTATCGAGCAGGGGACATGATTTGCCCCGAATGCGGCCTCGTTGTAG GCGATCGAGTGATTGACGTCGGTTCCGAGTGGAGGACGTTCTCGAACGAGAAAGCGCTCAAAGATCCGTCCAGAGTGGGAGACGCGCAGAACCCGCTGCTAAATGGAGGAGATCTTACTACCATGATCAGCAAG GGAACAGGCGCCGCTAGTTTCGATGAGTTCGGCAATTCCAAGTACCAGAATCGGCGCACCATGAGCAGTTCGGACCGCGCAATGCTCAACGCCTTCAAAGAGATCACCACCATGGCCGATCgcatcaacctccccagaaataTTATC GACAGAACCAACAACCTATTCAAGCAAGTTTATGAACAGAAGAGCCTGAAGGGTCGAGCCAACGACGCCATCGCGTCGGCCTGCCTCTACATTGCCTGCAGACAAGAAGGCGTCCCGCGGACATTTAAAG AAATTTGCGCTGTGTCGCGCATCTCCAAAAAGGAAATCGGCCGCTGCTTCAAGCTCATCCTGAAGGCGCTGGAGACCAGCGTGGACCTGATTACCACCGGAGATTTCATGTCGCGCTTCTGCTCCAACCTGGGCCTGCCCAAGCAGGTGCAAATGGCCGCCACATACATTGCAATGAAAGCCGTGGAGCTGGACCTGGTACCAGGACGCAGTCCCATCTCCGTGGCAGCCGCCGCCATCTACATGGCCTCGCAGGCCTCCGCTGAGAAGAAGACGCAGAAAG AAATCGGAGACATCGCCGGTGTGGCGGACGTGACCATCCGACAGTCGTACCGACTCATCTACCCTCGCGCCGCCGAACTTTTTCCTCCGGATTTCAAATTTGACACGCCGGTTGACAAGCTGCCCCAAATGTGA
- the dusp28 gene encoding dual specificity phosphatase 28 has product MQLLCEVTSQLLISDARSACASELLRQEAVTLCVNVTRRQPLPEAPIAGLRVAVSDRPDEDLYLHLEACVDTIRAEVRNGGRCLVYCKNGRSRSAAVCAAYLMKHRRLPLADALQKVKAARPVIAPNAGFLEQLQRYEDDLRKRLHSPSPHRRTTPDGPTSALQNSLS; this is encoded by the exons ATGCAGCTTCTGTGCGAGGTGACCAGTCAACTCTTGATCAGCGACGCTCGGTCGGCCTGTGCCAGCGAGCTGCTCCGGCAGGAGGCGGTCACGCTGTGCGTCAACGTGACCCGGCGCCAGCCCTTACCCGAGGCGCCGATCGCCGGCCTACGCGTGGCCGTGAGCGACCGCCCCGACGAGGACCTCTACCTGCATTTGGAGGCCTGCGTCGACACCATCCGCGCCGAGGTCCGAAACGGCGGCCGCTGCCTGGTCTACTGCAAGAACGGACGAAGCCGCTCGGCCGCCGTCTGCGCCGCGTACCTCATGAAGCATCGCCGGTTACCGTTGGCCGACGCGCTCCAG AAAGTGAAGGCCGCCCGCCCCGTGATCGCTCCCAATGCCGGTTTCTTGGAACAGCTGCAGCGATACGAAGACGATCTAAGGAAAAGGCTACATTCACCATCGCCCCACAGAAGAACCACACCTGACGGGCCCACCTCTGCTCTGCAAAATTCATTGAGTTGA